In Kineococcus sp. NBC_00420, a single genomic region encodes these proteins:
- a CDS encoding TetR/AcrR family transcriptional regulator — MTPTPLSRRERPAKPPLSRDAIVDVALRLMDADGLERLTMRKLAAALDTGPALLYVYVRNTAELHAAILDRLLLDLEPPVEGDWRERLVAQFSGYTELLVRHPGLARSLVAVRPTGPQFLAFVDRALGELHRGHVPARQAAWGVDLLLQLATATAAEQATRRDSPDTDDAVEQDAVRHHDGDLVHLDRVGEELFSGTGRDRLRWALRALLHGIVAVTPTGG; from the coding sequence GTGACCCCCACCCCGCTCAGCCGCCGGGAACGACCCGCGAAACCCCCGCTGAGTCGCGACGCGATCGTGGACGTCGCCCTGCGCCTGATGGACGCCGACGGCCTCGAACGGCTCACGATGCGGAAGCTGGCCGCCGCCCTCGACACCGGCCCGGCGTTGTTGTACGTCTACGTGCGCAACACCGCCGAACTGCACGCGGCGATCCTCGACCGCCTGCTGCTGGACCTCGAACCTCCGGTGGAGGGGGACTGGCGGGAACGCCTCGTCGCGCAGTTCAGCGGCTACACCGAACTGCTCGTCCGCCACCCCGGACTGGCCCGTTCGCTGGTCGCGGTCCGTCCCACCGGTCCGCAGTTCCTCGCGTTCGTGGACCGGGCGCTCGGGGAGCTGCACCGGGGCCACGTCCCCGCACGCCAGGCGGCGTGGGGGGTGGACCTGCTGCTGCAGCTGGCCACGGCCACCGCCGCGGAGCAGGCCACCCGTCGCGACTCCCCCGACACCGACGACGCGGTCGAGCAGGACGCCGTCCGCCACCACGACGGAGACCTCGTCCACCTCGACCGGGTGGGCGAGGAACTCTTCTCCGGAACCGGGCGGGACCGTCTGCGCTGGGCGTTGCGAGCCCTGCTGCACGGCATCGTCGCCGTCACCCCCACCGGGGGGTGA
- a CDS encoding DNA polymerase beta superfamily protein, whose translation MIRHPHAGEEARRLAEAGTVLLTQVGSGVHGTALAGQDDRDELGLCLEPVEFVTGLARVRTPGGREIPFEQYELHTAWARPRGLAEKSGPGDLDVVVYSARKWARLALAGNPTVLLPLWVPDTEVVAVTDAGRELRENAHRFASRTTGRRFLGYLRSQRAAFLGERGRRAAVRARRSGPGYAPKPATHALRLGLQGLELLRTGRVTLPVPGPELDALRSVRRGEWALRDVEAWVADLEADLLAAVGASDLPESGDRAWVDGWLMRSHQEFWAR comes from the coding sequence GTGATCAGACACCCGCACGCCGGCGAGGAGGCCCGCCGCCTCGCCGAGGCTGGCACCGTGCTGCTGACCCAGGTGGGCAGCGGGGTGCACGGCACCGCCCTCGCCGGTCAGGACGACCGCGACGAACTCGGCCTGTGCCTGGAGCCCGTGGAGTTCGTGACCGGCCTCGCCCGGGTGCGCACCCCGGGCGGTCGCGAGATCCCCTTCGAGCAGTACGAACTGCACACCGCCTGGGCCCGCCCGCGCGGGCTGGCCGAGAAGTCCGGCCCGGGGGACCTCGACGTCGTCGTGTACAGCGCCCGGAAGTGGGCGCGACTGGCCCTGGCCGGGAACCCCACGGTGCTGCTGCCGTTGTGGGTTCCCGACACCGAGGTCGTCGCGGTGACCGACGCCGGCCGGGAACTGCGCGAGAACGCCCACCGCTTCGCCTCGCGCACGACCGGACGACGGTTCCTGGGCTACCTGCGGTCGCAGCGCGCCGCGTTCCTCGGTGAACGTGGTCGTCGGGCCGCGGTGCGGGCGCGACGCTCCGGTCCCGGCTACGCCCCGAAACCGGCCACCCACGCGCTGCGCCTCGGGCTGCAGGGCCTGGAGCTGCTGCGCACCGGCCGGGTCACGTTGCCCGTGCCGGGCCCGGAGCTGGACGCGCTGCGCTCGGTGCGCCGGGGCGAGTGGGCCCTGCGTGACGTCGAGGCGTGGGTTGCGGACCTGGAGGCCGACCTGCTCGCCGCGGTCGGGGCGAGCGACCTCCCGGAGTCCGGCGACCGGGCCTGGGTGGACGGCTGGCTGATGCGGTCCCACCAGGAGTTCTGGGCCCGCTGA
- a CDS encoding nucleoside hydrolase, whose protein sequence is MNAPFFLDCDTGIDDAMAIGWLAATPGVDLVGVSTVSGNLDAAGGARNTLDLLAMMGRPDVPVSVGAHDFLDHAYSGGAPEVHGVNGIGEVTLPRAAAEPTGTRGAQAIVDAARAHPGELNLLAIGPFTNVALALELEPRLPELVGRFTVMGGAAMAPGNVSALAEANVANDPLAAHTVFTAGFDLTMIGLDVTMKHVFEESHRQELLAVGTPVTTAIAQMLEYYYAFYAQRYGRPCAVLHDPLAAAVATGEVGLAVAPTVPVVVDHTDGPGRGQTIADLRDVYQGFPTAYPGGTRVALEIPGNFAATLLERLSRL, encoded by the coding sequence GTGAACGCGCCCTTCTTCCTCGACTGCGACACCGGCATCGACGACGCCATGGCCATCGGCTGGCTGGCGGCGACCCCGGGGGTCGACCTAGTCGGTGTCTCCACCGTCAGCGGCAACCTCGACGCCGCCGGCGGCGCCCGCAACACCCTGGACCTGCTGGCCATGATGGGCCGGCCCGACGTCCCCGTCAGCGTCGGCGCCCACGACTTCCTCGACCACGCCTACTCCGGCGGTGCGCCCGAGGTCCACGGGGTGAATGGGATCGGTGAGGTGACGCTGCCGCGCGCCGCGGCCGAGCCCACCGGCACGAGGGGCGCGCAGGCCATCGTCGACGCCGCCCGTGCGCACCCCGGTGAACTCAACCTGCTGGCCATCGGGCCCTTCACCAACGTCGCCCTCGCCCTGGAACTCGAACCCCGACTGCCCGAACTCGTCGGGAGGTTTACCGTCATGGGTGGGGCCGCGATGGCACCGGGGAACGTGTCGGCGCTGGCGGAGGCGAACGTCGCCAACGACCCGCTCGCCGCCCACACCGTGTTCACCGCGGGTTTCGACCTGACGATGATCGGCCTCGACGTCACGATGAAGCACGTCTTCGAGGAATCGCACCGCCAGGAACTCCTCGCCGTGGGAACCCCCGTCACCACGGCCATCGCGCAGATGCTCGAGTACTACTACGCGTTCTACGCCCAGCGCTACGGCCGGCCCTGCGCCGTCCTGCACGACCCGCTGGCCGCGGCCGTCGCGACCGGCGAGGTAGGGCTCGCGGTGGCCCCAACCGTTCCCGTCGTCGTCGACCACACCGACGGGCCGGGCCGCGGGCAGACGATCGCCGACCTGCGCGACGTCTACCAGGGTTTCCCGACGGCCTACCCGGGCGGCACCCGGGTCGCCCTGGAGATCCCCGGGAACTTCGCCGCAACTCTGCTCGAGCGGTTGTCCCGGCTCTGA
- a CDS encoding CDP-alcohol phosphatidyltransferase family protein — protein sequence MRDGAIALAVSVLVCAALAFYAGVALSQGAAAIAGIGLVACAAVAVGSRRDRWSGPADRVTLARTVLVGGCATVAVLALTGVVGPRPWWLVGLAVPALVLDGVDGYVARRTGTATPAGARLDMEVDAALLLVLSLTVAITQGFWVIAIGAMRYLWVGAARVLPRLRGELPFRYSRKVFAVAQAVALILALVPVVPVPAARAGLVLALACLVFSFGRDTLTLLAHRSGEAVDRRRPARPDAQAEPVLDLTRLEVLREAESGRHARSVVGGDEVQ from the coding sequence GTGCGCGACGGTGCGATCGCGCTGGCGGTGTCGGTGCTGGTCTGCGCCGCGTTGGCCTTCTACGCCGGGGTGGCGCTGTCGCAGGGGGCCGCGGCGATCGCCGGCATCGGGCTGGTCGCGTGCGCCGCGGTCGCCGTGGGGTCGCGCCGTGACCGCTGGTCGGGCCCGGCGGACCGGGTGACGCTGGCCCGGACGGTGCTCGTGGGTGGGTGCGCGACGGTCGCCGTCCTCGCCCTCACCGGGGTCGTCGGGCCGCGGCCGTGGTGGCTGGTTGGGCTCGCCGTCCCGGCGTTGGTGCTCGACGGCGTCGACGGCTACGTCGCGCGCCGCACCGGTACCGCGACGCCCGCCGGCGCCCGGTTGGACATGGAGGTCGACGCCGCCCTGCTGCTGGTGCTCTCGCTGACCGTGGCGATCACCCAGGGGTTCTGGGTGATCGCCATCGGCGCGATGCGCTACCTGTGGGTCGGCGCGGCCCGCGTCCTGCCGCGACTGCGGGGCGAGTTGCCGTTCCGCTACTCCCGCAAGGTGTTCGCCGTCGCCCAGGCCGTCGCGTTGATCCTCGCCCTGGTCCCGGTCGTGCCGGTTCCGGCGGCACGGGCCGGGTTGGTCCTGGCCCTGGCCTGCCTGGTGTTCTCCTTCGGGCGGGACACCCTGACCCTGCTAGCCCACCGCAGCGGCGAGGCGGTCGATCGTCGTCGTCCAGCCCGCCCGGATGCCCAGGCCGAACCAGTGCTCGACCTGACCCGGCTCGAGGTTCTCCGAGAGGCTGAGTCGGGCCGTCATGCGCGTTCCGTCGTCGGTGGCGACGAAGTCCAGTGA
- a CDS encoding ArsR/SmtB family transcription factor — MSVTFAALADPTRRALLAQLVRGEATVNELAAPHAMTLPAISRHLTVLESAGLVVKGRRAQWRPCRLATEPLRAVDDWMDDYRRFFTDRFDRLAEHLSKETP; from the coding sequence TTGAGCGTCACCTTCGCCGCCCTCGCCGACCCCACCCGTCGAGCCCTGCTCGCCCAGCTTGTCCGGGGTGAGGCGACCGTGAACGAACTCGCCGCGCCGCACGCGATGACGTTGCCCGCGATCTCCCGGCACCTCACGGTCCTGGAGAGCGCCGGACTCGTGGTCAAGGGCCGGCGGGCGCAGTGGCGGCCCTGCCGGCTCGCCACCGAACCCCTGCGGGCCGTCGACGACTGGATGGACGACTACCGCCGGTTCTTCACCGACCGGTTCGACCGACTCGCCGAGCACCTGTCGAAGGAGACACCATGA
- a CDS encoding IS630 family transposase: protein MIKDTAPSVAVGTALPTMPRTAETIEQQLHYVAAHPGVAQRLAFRARIVLAATKKSLRSVATAHDTTRNTVRKWAQRVSADGLQGLLDAPRCGRPVLYPDAAVRDLVTVATTQRPGPYPLWTHHALREAMWNLNWGVTCSWVTTTLNGLGLKVHRVHGWIHRRPAPDFDAKVIAVQHAVSNARIGGRPVLSLDEKTAHPVRTPVRADTRAGDGTVRREFEYVRKGTVSWYGVQDCATGAVSMIRSRSRMNSAALIEILEHLKGVHGNDFVVIMDNGPAHTSRATTAWLAEHPDIEVSFTPKHASWVNPIESVFGIVTRQVLKHGWFTTADDCDQVVQDWTEDRNRTRRPVSPCQ from the coding sequence GTGATCAAGGATACGGCACCGTCGGTGGCCGTGGGTACAGCACTTCCGACGATGCCGCGCACGGCCGAGACTATCGAGCAGCAACTGCACTACGTCGCTGCCCATCCCGGCGTGGCGCAACGACTGGCCTTCCGAGCCCGTATCGTCCTGGCCGCTACCAAGAAGTCCTTGCGCTCAGTCGCCACCGCCCACGACACCACCCGCAACACCGTCCGCAAGTGGGCGCAGCGAGTCAGCGCCGACGGCCTGCAGGGACTGCTGGACGCACCCCGCTGCGGCCGCCCGGTCCTCTACCCCGACGCAGCTGTCCGCGACCTGGTAACCGTGGCCACCACCCAACGACCAGGCCCATACCCGTTGTGGACCCACCACGCCCTACGCGAGGCGATGTGGAACCTGAACTGGGGCGTGACCTGCTCCTGGGTCACCACCACGTTGAACGGGCTGGGCTTGAAGGTGCACCGCGTCCACGGCTGGATCCACCGCCGCCCCGCCCCCGACTTCGACGCCAAAGTGATTGCCGTGCAACACGCTGTCAGCAACGCACGGATCGGTGGGAGACCGGTCCTGAGCTTGGACGAGAAGACCGCTCACCCGGTCCGGACCCCTGTCCGCGCCGATACCCGCGCCGGTGACGGCACCGTGCGACGGGAGTTCGAGTACGTCCGCAAGGGCACCGTGTCCTGGTACGGCGTTCAGGACTGCGCCACCGGAGCCGTCTCGATGATCCGGTCCCGGTCGCGGATGAACTCGGCGGCGCTCATCGAAATCCTCGAGCACCTCAAGGGCGTCCACGGCAACGACTTCGTAGTGATCATGGACAACGGGCCGGCGCACACCAGTCGGGCCACCACGGCCTGGCTGGCCGAGCATCCCGACATCGAGGTCTCCTTCACCCCAAAGCACGCCTCGTGGGTGAATCCGATCGAGTCGGTGTTCGGGATTGTGACCCGCCAGGTCCTCAAACACGGGTGGTTCACCACCGCCGACGACTGTGATCAGGTCGTTCAGGACTGGACTGAAGACCGGAACCGGACCCGGCGGCCAGTGAGCCCTTGTCAGTAG
- a CDS encoding HARBI1 family protein, with amino-acid sequence MSHPVTYTAVLPTSRATVQHIATLLLRHRFKVGTRAGRRVLGCFAQAVLICRFLLDAVRVSQLARDNAMGTSTAYRYVHEAFDVLAAQAPGLRSALLAAHAAGHTYVSLDGTLLATNRVGVHGPTMRRGRREGQRVDLWWSGKHRRHGGNVQVLTAPDGWPIWVSPLRPGREHDTTCARTHPDLLDALDEFTAADHKVLADLGYEGERDRLICPNKQPKDGDLTVSERSFNRVHAHVRARAEQGNARLKNYRVLQKVTLCPWRIGAITAAVLVVLHLEHDRTT; translated from the coding sequence GTGTCTCATCCTGTCACCTACACCGCTGTACTGCCCACCTCCCGGGCCACCGTCCAGCACATCGCCACCCTCCTGCTGCGTCACCGATTCAAGGTGGGGACGCGCGCTGGGCGGCGGGTGCTGGGCTGCTTCGCTCAGGCGGTGCTGATCTGCCGGTTCCTACTCGATGCCGTACGGGTGTCGCAACTGGCCCGCGACAACGCCATGGGAACCTCTACCGCCTACCGCTACGTGCACGAGGCCTTCGACGTCCTGGCTGCCCAGGCGCCCGGGCTGCGCTCGGCACTGCTGGCCGCGCACGCCGCCGGCCACACTTATGTAAGCCTTGACGGCACGCTGCTGGCGACCAACCGCGTTGGCGTGCATGGACCTACGATGCGAAGAGGCAGGCGCGAAGGGCAGCGAGTAGACCTCTGGTGGTCAGGTAAGCACCGCCGCCACGGCGGCAACGTCCAGGTACTCACCGCTCCCGACGGCTGGCCAATCTGGGTCTCGCCGCTACGACCGGGCCGCGAGCACGACACCACCTGCGCCCGCACTCATCCCGATCTCCTCGACGCGCTGGATGAGTTCACCGCCGCCGACCACAAGGTCCTCGCCGACCTGGGCTACGAAGGCGAACGCGACCGGCTCATCTGCCCGAACAAGCAGCCCAAGGACGGGGACCTGACCGTCTCCGAACGTAGTTTCAACCGTGTCCATGCGCACGTACGAGCCCGTGCTGAGCAAGGCAACGCCAGGCTGAAGAACTACCGCGTCTTGCAGAAGGTCACCCTCTGCCCCTGGCGGATCGGCGCCATCACCGCCGCGGTCCTGGTCGTGCTGCACCTCGAGCACGACCGCACCACATGA
- a CDS encoding M20/M25/M40 family metallo-hydrolase — translation MSADTTNGTNGTGAAEAEVVDLCRDLLRIDTSNYGDGSGPGERVAAEHVMELLHEVGLQPEYVEGFPKRGNVVVRVPGDERGTAGRGALLMHGHLDVVPAQAADWKVDPFSGEIADGCLWGRGAVDMKDMDAMLLAVLRDMARQGTKPPRDIVFAFLADEEAAGVQGAEWLVHERPELFEGVTEAVSEVGGFSVDLDGQRTYLLQTAEKGLAWLRLVAHGRAGHGSQVGTDNAVTRLCAAVTRIGEYSWPLEYTATVRQFLEGVSEITGVAFEETDPSALLAKLGTTARWVGATLQNTANPTALDAGYKHNVIPGTASALIDTRFLPGRQEQLMEVIRDLAGERVDVEVVNQSVALETEFATPLVDRMQAALLAEDPGAKVLPYCLSGGTDNKSFSHLGIRGYGFAPLRLPAGMDFAGMFHGIDERVPVDALGFGVRVLQRFLADA, via the coding sequence GTGAGCGCGGACACGACGAACGGGACGAACGGGACGGGCGCGGCCGAGGCGGAGGTCGTGGACCTGTGTCGCGATCTCCTGCGCATCGACACCTCCAACTACGGCGACGGTTCGGGTCCGGGGGAGCGCGTCGCGGCCGAGCACGTCATGGAACTCCTGCACGAGGTCGGCCTGCAGCCCGAGTACGTCGAGGGGTTCCCCAAGCGCGGCAACGTGGTCGTGCGGGTGCCCGGTGACGAGCGGGGAACCGCCGGGCGCGGCGCGCTGCTGATGCACGGCCACCTCGACGTCGTCCCGGCGCAGGCGGCCGACTGGAAGGTCGACCCGTTCTCCGGTGAGATCGCCGACGGCTGTCTCTGGGGTCGTGGCGCGGTCGACATGAAGGACATGGACGCGATGCTGCTCGCCGTCCTGCGCGACATGGCCCGCCAGGGGACCAAACCCCCGCGCGACATCGTCTTCGCGTTCCTCGCCGACGAGGAGGCCGCGGGCGTGCAGGGTGCGGAGTGGCTGGTGCACGAGCGCCCCGAACTGTTCGAGGGGGTCACCGAGGCCGTCAGCGAGGTCGGGGGTTTCTCCGTCGACCTCGACGGGCAACGCACCTACCTGCTGCAGACGGCCGAGAAGGGACTGGCCTGGTTGCGTCTGGTCGCCCACGGTCGTGCGGGCCACGGGTCGCAGGTCGGCACCGACAACGCCGTGACCCGGTTGTGCGCCGCGGTGACGCGGATCGGTGAGTACTCCTGGCCGTTGGAGTACACCGCCACCGTGCGGCAGTTCCTCGAGGGTGTCTCCGAGATCACCGGGGTGGCGTTCGAGGAGACCGATCCCTCGGCGCTGCTCGCGAAGCTCGGCACGACCGCCCGCTGGGTCGGGGCCACCCTGCAGAACACCGCGAACCCCACCGCGCTGGACGCCGGGTACAAGCACAACGTGATCCCGGGCACGGCGAGCGCCCTCATCGACACCCGGTTCCTGCCGGGACGTCAGGAACAGCTCATGGAGGTCATCCGCGACCTCGCGGGCGAGCGCGTCGACGTCGAGGTCGTCAACCAGAGCGTCGCGCTGGAGACGGAGTTCGCCACCCCGTTGGTGGACCGCATGCAGGCCGCCCTGCTGGCGGAGGACCCGGGGGCGAAGGTGCTGCCGTACTGCCTGTCCGGGGGTACCGACAACAAGTCGTTCTCGCACCTGGGGATCCGCGGCTACGGTTTCGCGCCGCTGCGGTTGCCGGCGGGGATGGACTTCGCGGGCATGTTCCACGGGATCGACGAGCGCGTTCCGGTGGACGCCCTGGGGTTCGGCGTGCGGGTGCTGCAGCGCTTCCTCGCCGACGCCTGA
- a CDS encoding tyrosine-type recombinase/integrase: protein MTPPSSGVPEVVTSSTSLQAALDAYDVARLPRKESPHTTDARRRDVAVLLPRLRRFAGEELLVADLTVRALRAAFAEFAADHARSSIARCWSTWNGFCSFLVAEDALPGNPMGGVQRPRPDRTGPKPLRGERTPELLLSSVALDRPGARDPWPERDLAVVATLLVSGIRSAELLGLRVGDLAGADGDQRLRVLGKGNAERSVPVEAALAEVLQTYLASRRARFARPAVLPLDAAMFVDTRGTALTRNQLQYLVRTAYRAAGIHDRVARGASVHALRHTFATEVVAAGGSAVEIMRLLGHQSLTTSQQYIDVAAQELRSAAAGNRTYAALRGVSAGSAVSAQG from the coding sequence ATGACTCCCCCGTCGTCCGGGGTTCCCGAGGTCGTGACCTCCTCGACGTCGCTGCAGGCCGCTCTCGACGCCTACGACGTCGCACGACTCCCCCGCAAGGAATCCCCGCACACCACCGACGCCCGGCGGCGTGACGTCGCCGTCCTGCTCCCCCGGCTGCGACGTTTCGCCGGTGAGGAACTCCTGGTGGCCGACCTCACGGTCCGCGCCCTGCGCGCGGCGTTCGCCGAGTTCGCCGCCGACCACGCACGGAGTTCCATCGCCCGCTGCTGGTCGACGTGGAACGGGTTCTGCTCCTTCCTCGTGGCGGAGGACGCTTTGCCGGGCAACCCGATGGGCGGTGTGCAGCGCCCGCGCCCGGACCGCACGGGTCCCAAACCCCTGCGCGGGGAACGCACGCCGGAACTGTTGCTGTCCTCGGTCGCGCTCGACCGGCCCGGGGCTCGTGATCCGTGGCCGGAGCGGGACCTCGCGGTGGTGGCGACGTTGCTCGTGAGCGGCATCCGCAGCGCGGAACTGCTGGGGCTGCGGGTGGGTGACCTGGCCGGCGCCGACGGTGATCAGCGTCTGCGGGTCCTCGGCAAGGGCAACGCCGAGCGCAGCGTGCCCGTCGAGGCGGCGTTGGCGGAGGTCCTGCAGACCTACCTGGCCTCGCGTCGTGCGCGCTTCGCCCGCCCCGCGGTGCTGCCGCTGGACGCGGCGATGTTCGTCGACACCCGCGGCACGGCCCTGACCCGCAACCAGCTGCAGTACCTCGTCCGCACCGCCTACCGGGCGGCCGGGATCCACGACCGGGTGGCGCGGGGTGCCTCGGTGCACGCTCTGCGCCACACCTTCGCGACCGAGGTCGTCGCCGCCGGGGGAAGCGCCGTGGAGATCATGCGGCTGCTGGGCCACCAGAGCCTCACGACGTCCCAGCAGTACATCGACGTGGCTGCCCAGGAGCTGCGGTCCGCGGCCGCGGGCAACCGCACCTACGCCGCGTTGCGCGGTGTCTCGGCAGGGTCGGCGGTGTCGGCGCAGGGGTGA
- a CDS encoding HARBI1 family protein: protein MLPVSRATVTYVAELLHRDQQMRGTRRGRRRLRPFDQAVLFCRWLVDAIRMRQLAVDNVIGLKTAYRYIHETLDVLAGQVPSLVGALLAARTAGHSHVMIDGTLIATDRVSVKGPTAGVNLWWSGKHHHHGGNIQVVTAPDGWPIWVSPVRPGREHDTTCARAHPGLLDSLTAWRDEEHAVLADLGYEGERGRLTCPTKHVKGQNLTEDQACSNALHSTTRAVAERGNSLLKNTFKALKHVTLCPWRIGAIVAAALIVLHREHDRTT from the coding sequence GTGCTGCCCGTCTCCCGCGCCACGGTCACCTACGTCGCCGAGTTGCTGCACCGGGACCAGCAGATGCGTGGAACCCGCCGCGGCCGCCGGCGACTGAGGCCCTTCGACCAGGCGGTGCTGTTCTGCCGCTGGCTGGTCGATGCGATCCGGATGCGCCAGCTCGCCGTCGACAACGTGATCGGGCTCAAGACCGCCTACCGCTACATCCACGAAACCCTCGACGTCCTGGCCGGGCAGGTGCCTTCGCTGGTCGGGGCGTTGCTGGCCGCCCGGACCGCCGGCCACAGCCACGTCATGATCGACGGAACCCTCATCGCAACCGACCGAGTCTCGGTGAAAGGACCAACTGCAGGAGTAAACCTCTGGTGGTCGGGCAAGCACCATCACCACGGCGGTAACATCCAAGTCGTCACCGCACCCGACGGCTGGCCGATCTGGGTTTCTCCCGTCCGCCCCGGACGCGAGCACGACACGACCTGCGCCCGAGCCCACCCGGGCCTCCTGGACTCCCTCACCGCATGGCGCGACGAGGAGCACGCCGTTCTGGCCGACCTGGGTTACGAAGGTGAACGCGGCCGCCTCACCTGCCCGACCAAGCACGTCAAGGGCCAGAACTTGACCGAAGACCAGGCCTGTTCCAACGCACTGCACTCCACCACTCGCGCCGTCGCCGAACGCGGCAACTCCCTGCTGAAGAACACTTTCAAGGCCCTCAAGCACGTCACCCTCTGCCCCTGGCGCATCGGGGCGATCGTCGCTGCTGCCCTCATCGTCCTCCACCGCGAACACGACCGCACGACGTGA
- a CDS encoding GNAT family N-acetyltransferase: protein MTTAEISGLPPVSLRAWRPEEAERLYDLLRRNEVIQWFGEAARVPLAEVTQARHRIEQWALTAQPPLGTRAIVTPDRLEPVGSVLLFTAPNSEHGEVEVGWYLHPDAVGHGYAAAAALTAVHDAFDAGHDEVWALTHTHNLRSRATASRIGMRDLGIVDGLWHDGRSQLFVITNPSGRFPV from the coding sequence GTGACGACCGCGGAGATCTCAGGACTTCCCCCGGTCAGCCTGCGGGCGTGGCGGCCCGAGGAAGCTGAACGGCTCTACGACCTGTTGCGCCGCAACGAGGTCATCCAGTGGTTCGGGGAGGCGGCGCGCGTCCCGCTGGCCGAGGTCACCCAGGCCCGCCACCGCATCGAGCAGTGGGCGCTGACCGCGCAACCCCCGCTGGGCACGCGCGCCATCGTCACCCCCGACCGCCTCGAACCCGTCGGCAGCGTCCTGCTCTTCACCGCACCGAACTCCGAGCACGGTGAGGTGGAGGTCGGCTGGTACCTCCACCCCGACGCCGTCGGCCACGGCTACGCGGCAGCGGCGGCCCTCACCGCCGTCCACGACGCCTTCGACGCGGGTCACGACGAGGTGTGGGCCCTCACCCACACCCACAACCTCCGCAGCCGTGCGACGGCCAGCCGGATCGGGATGCGCGACCTCGGCATCGTCGACGGCCTCTGGCACGACGGCCGGTCGCAACTGTTCGTGATCACGAACCCGTCGGGCCGGTTCCCGGTCTGA
- a CDS encoding IS256 family transposase, whose product MALMDQSALSTLTEALTTADDGTFMRRILQGALQALIDAEAEHHIGAGHHERSAGRTTQRNDTRDRLVATTAGDLALKIPKTRTGSFFPTLLHPRRRIDRALHAVVMEAYVHGVSTRKVDDLVEALGAESGISKSEVSRICADLDTEVATFTSRPLDAQATPYVFLDATYCKARVGGDQHGKGARVVSQAVVIATGVTADGHREVLGCNVGDAETLAFWKEFLTSLRERGLHGVQLVISDQHRGLVSAIEQSMTGASWQRCRVHFMRNVLSRVTKGQSDAVAAMVRTIFVQPTAEAVGEQVRVVADTLRAQFPAVAEMLDEAGPDVTAFAVFPEAHWKKIWSTNPIERLNREVKRRTDVVGIFPNAKALLRLAGCVLIEAHDEWQSGERRYLSEASMALLTPPEPTVLPTAAVTVNPDTVTPLDRTAALTA is encoded by the coding sequence ATGGCCCTCATGGACCAGTCTGCCCTGTCCACCCTCACCGAAGCACTCACCACTGCCGACGACGGCACCTTCATGCGCCGAATCCTGCAAGGCGCCCTGCAAGCCCTCATCGATGCCGAAGCCGAGCACCACATCGGCGCCGGCCACCACGAACGCTCAGCCGGGCGCACGACCCAGCGCAACGACACCCGCGACCGCCTCGTCGCCACCACCGCAGGTGACCTCGCACTGAAGATCCCCAAGACCAGGACGGGGTCGTTCTTCCCGACCCTGCTGCACCCTCGCCGGCGCATCGACCGGGCCCTGCACGCCGTCGTCATGGAGGCCTACGTCCACGGCGTATCCACCCGCAAGGTCGACGACCTCGTCGAGGCCCTGGGCGCTGAATCGGGCATCTCCAAGTCCGAGGTGTCCCGCATCTGCGCCGACCTCGACACCGAGGTCGCCACCTTCACCAGCCGCCCGTTGGACGCGCAGGCGACCCCATACGTGTTCCTCGATGCGACGTACTGCAAGGCCCGCGTCGGCGGTGACCAGCACGGCAAGGGCGCACGTGTCGTCTCTCAAGCAGTCGTCATCGCCACCGGCGTCACCGCGGATGGACACCGGGAAGTATTGGGCTGCAACGTCGGAGACGCCGAGACGTTGGCGTTCTGGAAGGAGTTCCTGACCTCACTGCGCGAGCGGGGTCTGCACGGGGTGCAGCTGGTGATCTCCGACCAGCACCGCGGTCTGGTCTCGGCGATCGAGCAGAGCATGACCGGCGCGTCCTGGCAGCGATGCCGGGTCCACTTCATGCGCAACGTCTTGAGTCGGGTCACGAAGGGGCAGTCAGACGCGGTCGCGGCGATGGTCCGCACCATCTTCGTCCAGCCCACCGCGGAGGCTGTCGGTGAGCAGGTCCGCGTCGTCGCCGACACCCTGCGCGCGCAGTTCCCTGCGGTCGCGGAGATGCTGGATGAGGCCGGTCCGGACGTGACGGCGTTCGCGGTGTTCCCCGAGGCGCACTGGAAGAAGATCTGGTCGACGAACCCGATCGAACGCCTGAATCGGGAGGTCAAGCGCCGCACTGACGTGGTGGGGATCTTTCCCAACGCCAAGGCCCTGCTGCGTCTGGCCGGGTGCGTGCTGATCGAGGCCCACGATGAGTGGCAGTCCGGGGAACGTCGCTACCTCTCCGAGGCCTCCATGGCCTTGCTGACTCCGCCCGAACCCACCGTCCTGCCCACCGCCGCGGTCACCGTGAACCCCGACACGGTCACCCCGCTCGACAGGACCGCCGCCCTCACGGCATAG